One part of the Thermodesulfobacterium commune DSM 2178 genome encodes these proteins:
- the rpsJ gene encoding 30S ribosomal protein S10: MPTQKIRIKLKSFDHRILDKSVASIVSTAKETGAKVVGPIPLPTKISRWTVLRSPHIDKNSREQFEMRIHKRLIEILEPTQQTIDALMQLELPAGVEVEIKV; this comes from the coding sequence ATACCCACACAGAAGATAAGAATAAAATTAAAAAGTTTTGATCACAGAATTTTAGATAAATCAGTGGCTAGCATAGTGTCTACAGCCAAGGAGACAGGGGCTAAAGTAGTAGGCCCTATACCTTTACCTACTAAAATAAGTAGATGGACTGTGTTGAGATCTCCGCATATTGACAAAAACTCTCGAGAACAGTTTGAGATGCGAATCCATAAGAGGCTTATCGAGATTTTAGAGCCCACACAGCAAACCATCGATGCGTTGATGCAGTTGGAGTTACCTGCTGGTGTGGAAGTTGAAATAAAGGTGTAA
- the rplD gene encoding 50S ribosomal protein L4, with product MEAIKAKVIDASAKIVGEMELPLDIYGVYPKEGILHEIVRWQMARWRAGTACTKTRGEVRGGGRKPWPQKHTGRARQGSIRAPQWVGGGVVHGPKPRSYEFKLNKKVRRLGLKMALSSRALTNKLFVAEGFPVVEKPKTKLLKSYLDTLGINEALIIVPERNLVLEKSASNLPKVKVLAVEGLNVYDILNHENLIISKEALDKIEERLRR from the coding sequence ATGGAGGCTATAAAAGCTAAAGTAATTGACGCCAGTGCTAAGATAGTAGGAGAGATGGAGCTTCCTCTTGATATTTATGGTGTTTATCCTAAGGAAGGAATTTTGCATGAGATAGTAAGATGGCAAATGGCGAGATGGAGGGCTGGTACAGCTTGTACTAAGACAAGAGGAGAGGTAAGAGGAGGAGGAAGGAAACCTTGGCCTCAAAAACATACTGGAAGGGCACGTCAAGGTTCTATCAGAGCTCCTCAGTGGGTTGGTGGTGGTGTAGTGCACGGTCCTAAACCGAGAAGTTATGAATTTAAGTTAAACAAGAAGGTTAGAAGATTAGGTTTGAAAATGGCTCTTTCTTCAAGGGCTCTAACGAATAAACTTTTTGTGGCAGAAGGTTTTCCTGTGGTTGAAAAACCTAAAACTAAGCTCCTTAAGTCTTATTTAGACACGTTAGGGATTAATGAGGCACTTATTATAGTTCCTGAGAGGAATTTAGTATTAGAGAAAAGTGCTTCCAATCTTCCTAAAGTTAAGGTGTTGGCTGTTGAAGGATTAAACGTTTATGATATTTTAAATCACGAAAATTTAATAATTTCAAAGGAAGCTTTAGATAAAATAGAGGAACGTTTAAGGAGATAA
- the rplP gene encoding 50S ribosomal protein L16: protein MLQPKKTKYRKQQKGRVRGKATSGHTVEFGEYGLKVLEGGWLTARQIEAGRVAIVRVAKKGAKVWIRVFPDKPVTKKPAETRMGKGKGAVEEWVAVVKPGKIIYEIAGVPEEVAKEALRLAASKMPFKCKIVSREEF, encoded by the coding sequence TTGCTCCAACCAAAAAAGACTAAATACAGGAAGCAACAAAAAGGAAGGGTTAGAGGAAAAGCTACCAGTGGGCATACGGTTGAGTTTGGAGAATACGGCTTAAAGGTACTCGAAGGTGGTTGGTTGACTGCAAGACAGATAGAGGCAGGACGTGTAGCTATCGTTAGGGTAGCCAAAAAGGGAGCTAAGGTTTGGATCAGGGTTTTTCCAGACAAACCGGTTACCAAGAAACCTGCAGAAACTCGTATGGGAAAGGGTAAGGGAGCTGTTGAAGAGTGGGTAGCTGTGGTGAAGCCAGGTAAGATTATCTATGAGATCGCAGGAGTTCCGGAAGAAGTGGCTAAAGAAGCTTTAAGGCTGGCTGCCAGTAAGATGCCTTTTAAATGTAAAATAGTTAGTAGGGAGGAGTTTTAA
- the rplV gene encoding 50S ribosomal protein L22 → MKARATAKYVLISPYKARLVVDLIRGKRVDEALNILAFTPKKAARIVKKVLESAIANAENNYGMDVDKLYVAEAYVNEGPRLKRIWPRAWGRASRILRRMSHITVVVEEREEKSKKRR, encoded by the coding sequence ATGAAAGCTCGAGCTACTGCTAAATATGTTTTGATTTCTCCTTATAAAGCAAGGTTGGTGGTAGATTTAATAAGAGGGAAGAGGGTAGATGAGGCTTTAAATATTTTAGCTTTTACTCCTAAAAAAGCAGCTAGGATTGTTAAGAAAGTTTTAGAGAGTGCTATAGCTAATGCAGAAAACAACTATGGTATGGATGTGGATAAGCTTTATGTGGCAGAGGCTTACGTAAATGAAGGCCCTCGTCTTAAGAGGATTTGGCCAAGAGCATGGGGAAGGGCAAGTAGAATCTTAAGAAGGATGAGCCATATTACGGTGGTGGTAGAAGAAAGAGAAGAAAAAAGTAAAAAGAGGAGGTAA
- the rplE gene encoding 50S ribosomal protein L5 — MSWLKEYYKNEVIPRLRERFGYKNIHQVPKLEKISVNMGLNEAVTNPKVIDQAMVELAQITGQKPKICRARKSIAGFKLRKGMPIGVMVTLRGDRMYDFLTRLINIALPRTKDFKGLPKSGFDGRGNYTFGITDHTIFPEIDTSKVEKIKGLSVTIVTTAKTDEEAYALLKELGMPFRG, encoded by the coding sequence ATGAGCTGGTTAAAAGAGTATTACAAAAATGAAGTGATCCCAAGATTAAGGGAAAGGTTTGGGTATAAAAACATACACCAAGTGCCTAAATTAGAAAAAATAAGTGTTAATATGGGGTTAAACGAGGCGGTGACTAACCCTAAGGTTATAGACCAGGCTATGGTAGAGTTAGCCCAAATTACTGGGCAAAAGCCTAAAATATGTAGGGCGAGAAAGTCTATAGCAGGGTTTAAGCTAAGAAAAGGTATGCCTATTGGGGTTATGGTAACCTTGAGAGGAGACAGGATGTATGATTTTCTTACCAGACTTATTAACATTGCTTTGCCCAGAACTAAAGATTTTAAAGGTCTTCCTAAGTCTGGTTTTGATGGAAGAGGGAATTATACTTTTGGTATAACCGACCATACGATTTTTCCTGAGATAGACACCAGTAAAGTAGAAAAGATTAAAGGGTTAAGTGTAACCATTGTTACCACAGCCAAAACTGATGAAGAGGCATATGCGTTATTAAAAGAGTTAGGAATGCCATTTAGGGGGTAA
- the rplC gene encoding 50S ribosomal protein L3 produces the protein MKVEGLIGKKLGMTRVFDADGNVVPVTVLQVGPCTVVQVKTEEKDGYNAVQLGFDPKKLTKFTLPMIGHFLKAGLDTGFYILKEFKVENPQEFVPGQVLTLSDLGLEKGIKVDVTGITKGRGFTGTIKRWNFQRQPMSHGAKKVHRKRGSSGANTFPGRVIKGKKMAGHYGAERVTIKNLTVVDIDPEKNLLLVKGGVPGWNNGYVMVYFK, from the coding sequence ATGAAGGTTGAAGGTTTAATAGGTAAAAAATTAGGGATGACTAGAGTTTTTGATGCCGATGGTAATGTGGTGCCTGTAACGGTACTTCAGGTGGGACCTTGCACAGTAGTTCAGGTTAAAACAGAAGAAAAAGATGGTTATAACGCAGTTCAGTTAGGATTTGACCCGAAGAAACTAACTAAGTTTACCTTACCTATGATAGGACATTTTTTAAAAGCGGGTTTAGATACAGGTTTTTATATTTTGAAGGAGTTTAAAGTTGAAAATCCTCAAGAGTTTGTGCCTGGACAGGTTTTAACCTTATCTGATTTAGGTTTGGAAAAAGGTATAAAGGTGGATGTGACCGGAATTACCAAGGGAAGAGGTTTTACTGGAACGATAAAGAGATGGAATTTTCAACGTCAACCTATGAGTCATGGTGCTAAAAAGGTTCATCGTAAAAGAGGTTCAAGTGGTGCCAATACTTTTCCAGGAAGGGTAATCAAAGGGAAAAAAATGGCAGGTCATTATGGAGCTGAAAGAGTTACGATAAAAAATCTAACTGTGGTTGATATAGATCCTGAGAAAAACCTTCTTTTAGTAAAGGGTGGTGTTCCTGGCTGGAACAACGGATATGTAATGGTTTATTTTAAATAA
- a CDS encoding type Z 30S ribosomal protein S14 — MPRKAQREKAKRKPKFQVRHRNRCSICGRARAYIRRFGLCRMCFRKLASEGKIPGIRKASW, encoded by the coding sequence ATGCCAAGAAAAGCTCAACGAGAAAAAGCAAAAAGGAAGCCCAAGTTTCAGGTCCGTCACAGAAATAGATGTTCTATTTGTGGACGTGCGAGGGCATATATAAGAAGATTTGGTCTTTGCAGGATGTGTTTTAGAAAATTGGCTTCAGAAGGTAAAATCCCTGGGATTAGGAAAGCTAGTTGGTAA
- the rplB gene encoding 50S ribosomal protein L2 has translation MPIKKCKPTSPGRRFQTYLVNPELTKKEPEKSLVEPLKKSGGRNNYGRITIRFRGGGHKRLYRIIDFKRDKDNIPAKVIALEYDPNRSANIALLQYADGEKRYIIAPVGLKVGDVVMSGESVEIKVGNALPLKNIPVGTMVHNVELRPKKGGQLARSAGAFAQVLGKEGDYVILRLPSGEIRKVHGNCRATIGQVGNLEWENVILGKAGRSRWLGRRPHVRGVAMNPVDHPLGGGEGRSHGGRHPCSPWGWLCKGRKTRKKKPSDKFIIRRRKG, from the coding sequence ATGCCTATAAAGAAGTGCAAACCTACCTCTCCTGGTAGAAGGTTTCAGACCTATTTGGTTAATCCAGAACTTACCAAAAAAGAACCAGAAAAGTCTCTGGTTGAGCCTTTAAAGAAATCAGGTGGTAGGAATAATTATGGAAGGATTACCATAAGGTTTAGAGGAGGAGGACATAAAAGGCTTTATCGTATCATAGATTTTAAAAGAGATAAAGATAATATACCAGCTAAGGTAATAGCTTTGGAATATGACCCTAATAGATCTGCTAATATAGCTTTGTTGCAGTATGCAGACGGAGAAAAGAGATATATCATTGCTCCTGTGGGTCTTAAAGTAGGTGATGTGGTGATGTCTGGGGAAAGTGTAGAGATTAAAGTGGGGAATGCTTTACCTCTTAAGAATATCCCTGTAGGTACCATGGTACATAATGTAGAACTTAGGCCTAAAAAGGGTGGACAATTGGCCAGAAGTGCTGGAGCTTTCGCTCAAGTTCTTGGTAAAGAAGGTGATTATGTGATTTTAAGGTTACCTTCTGGTGAGATAAGAAAAGTTCATGGTAATTGTAGGGCTACTATTGGACAAGTAGGTAATCTGGAATGGGAAAATGTTATTCTTGGTAAAGCTGGAAGGTCTAGATGGCTTGGTAGAAGACCTCATGTTCGTGGTGTAGCTATGAACCCAGTAGACCATCCTCTTGGAGGAGGAGAGGGAAGGTCTCATGGTGGAAGACATCCTTGTTCTCCTTGGGGATGGTTATGTAAAGGACGTAAAACACGTAAGAAAAAACCTTCTGATAAGTTTATAATTAGAAGAAGAAAGGGGTAA
- the tuf gene encoding elongation factor Tu, producing MAKQKFERKKPHLNVGTIGHIDHGKTTLTSAITRVLSTKGYAQWIPFDQIDKAPEEKARGITIQLAHVEYESDKRHYAHIDCPGHADYIKNMITGAAQMDGSILVVAATDGPMPQTREHVLLARQVNVPAMVVFMNKVDMVDDAELLDLVELEVRELLSKYGFPGDEVPVIRGSALKALECGCGKEECEWCGRIWELMKAMDEYIPEPVRDVDKPFLMPIEDVFSISGRGTVVTGKVERGVLRPGEEVEIVGLRPTIKTVATSLEMFRKILDEALPGDNIGVLLRGVGKDEVERGQVLAKPGTIKPHTKFKAEVYVLKKEEGGRHTPFFNGYRPQFYFRTTDVTGVVKLPDGVEMVMPGDNVELEVELIKPVALEEGLRFAIREGGRTVGAGVVTKIIE from the coding sequence ATGGCTAAGCAAAAGTTTGAGAGGAAGAAGCCGCATTTAAACGTGGGGACGATTGGGCACATAGACCATGGTAAGACCACATTAACCAGTGCTATAACAAGGGTATTGTCTACGAAGGGATATGCGCAGTGGATTCCTTTTGATCAGATAGACAAAGCACCTGAGGAGAAGGCAAGGGGTATAACGATTCAGCTTGCCCATGTTGAGTATGAGAGTGATAAGAGGCACTATGCCCATATAGACTGTCCTGGGCACGCAGACTACATAAAGAACATGATAACTGGTGCGGCGCAGATGGATGGATCTATATTGGTTGTGGCAGCTACCGATGGTCCAATGCCTCAGACAAGGGAGCATGTATTGCTTGCAAGGCAGGTTAACGTTCCAGCGATGGTGGTATTTATGAACAAGGTAGACATGGTAGATGATGCAGAGTTATTGGATTTGGTGGAGTTAGAGGTTAGGGAGTTACTTAGCAAGTATGGATTTCCAGGGGATGAGGTACCGGTGATTAGGGGTAGTGCGTTGAAGGCGCTTGAGTGTGGATGTGGTAAGGAGGAATGTGAGTGGTGTGGTAGGATATGGGAGTTGATGAAGGCGATGGATGAATATATACCTGAGCCTGTTAGGGATGTGGATAAGCCGTTTTTGATGCCTATAGAGGACGTGTTTAGTATATCTGGAAGAGGTACGGTGGTAACAGGTAAGGTGGAGAGGGGTGTGCTTAGGCCTGGAGAGGAGGTAGAGATAGTAGGACTTAGGCCTACGATAAAGACGGTAGCGACTAGTTTGGAGATGTTTAGGAAGATATTGGATGAGGCGTTGCCAGGAGATAATATAGGGGTGTTGTTGAGAGGAGTGGGTAAGGATGAGGTAGAGAGGGGTCAGGTTTTGGCGAAGCCTGGTACTATTAAGCCACATACTAAGTTTAAGGCAGAGGTATATGTGTTGAAGAAGGAGGAGGGGGGAAGGCATACACCGTTTTTTAATGGTTATAGGCCTCAGTTTTATTTTAGGACAACGGATGTGACAGGAGTGGTTAAGTTACCGGATGGGGTTGAGATGGTGATGCCAGGAGACAATGTGGAGTTAGAGGTTGAGTTGATCAAGCCTGTTGCGTTGGAAGAGGGTTTGAGGTTTGCGATTAGAGAAGGTGGAAGGACTGTTGGTGCTGGTGTAGTAACTAAAATAATAGAATAA
- the rpsS gene encoding 30S ribosomal protein S19, producing the protein MPRSKKKGPFVDEHLLKKVLAARETGDKKPIKTWSRRSTIIPEMVGLTFAVHNGHKFIPVYVTENMVGHKLGEFAPTRTYKGHPADKGKVKGVKKK; encoded by the coding sequence ATGCCTAGGTCTAAGAAAAAAGGTCCTTTTGTGGACGAACATTTATTAAAAAAAGTTTTGGCAGCAAGAGAAACAGGAGATAAAAAACCTATAAAGACTTGGAGTAGAAGGTCTACTATTATTCCTGAGATGGTAGGGTTGACCTTTGCGGTTCATAATGGACATAAATTTATACCTGTTTATGTAACAGAAAACATGGTTGGACATAAGTTGGGTGAGTTTGCTCCTACCAGAACTTATAAAGGACATCCTGCAGATAAAGGAAAAGTAAAGGGAGTAAAGAAGAAATAA
- the rpsC gene encoding 30S ribosomal protein S3 — protein MGQKVNPIGLRIGITRTWDSRWFAKPSEFPKYVYEDYLIRKFLKEKYFHAGISKIEIERAANKVRVIIYSARPGIVIGKKGAEIEKIKNELGKLIKEREFEVLVNEVRRPELEAQLVAENIATQIERRVSFRRAMKRAVSLVMRFGAQGVKVQCSGRLGGAEIARSEWYRVGRVPLSTLRADIDYGFATAVTKYGSIGVKVWIFKGEVLPEKEGQERLVI, from the coding sequence TTGGGGCAGAAAGTTAATCCTATCGGATTGAGAATTGGGATTACCAGAACTTGGGATTCTCGTTGGTTTGCTAAACCTTCAGAATTTCCTAAATATGTATATGAGGATTATTTAATAAGAAAATTCTTAAAAGAGAAATATTTTCATGCTGGAATATCTAAGATCGAGATAGAGAGAGCTGCTAACAAGGTTAGGGTGATTATTTATTCAGCTCGTCCAGGAATAGTTATAGGTAAGAAAGGAGCTGAGATAGAAAAGATAAAGAATGAACTAGGGAAGTTGATTAAAGAAAGAGAGTTTGAAGTTTTGGTAAATGAAGTTAGAAGACCAGAGCTTGAGGCTCAGTTAGTAGCAGAAAATATAGCTACTCAAATAGAAAGAAGGGTTTCTTTTAGAAGGGCGATGAAAAGGGCAGTATCTTTGGTAATGCGTTTTGGGGCTCAGGGAGTTAAGGTTCAGTGCTCTGGAAGACTTGGAGGCGCTGAAATAGCGAGAAGTGAATGGTATAGGGTTGGAAGAGTTCCTCTTTCTACTTTAAGGGCTGATATAGACTACGGGTTTGCTACCGCAGTAACCAAATATGGAAGTATAGGGGTAAAGGTTTGGATTTTTAAAGGAGAGGTTTTACCTGAAAAAGAAGGACAAGAAAGATTAGTTATCTAA
- the rpmC gene encoding 50S ribosomal protein L29, giving the protein MKARDLRELSIPELKEKLASLREELFNLRFQKTVYKLENPMRIRQVKRDIARVLTVIREKELNIR; this is encoded by the coding sequence ATGAAGGCTCGTGATTTGAGGGAGTTGTCCATCCCTGAGTTAAAAGAAAAGTTAGCAAGTTTAAGGGAAGAGCTTTTTAATCTCAGGTTTCAGAAAACTGTTTATAAACTTGAAAATCCTATGAGAATTAGACAGGTTAAAAGAGATATTGCCAGAGTTTTGACGGTTATAAGAGAAAAAGAACTTAACATACGATAG
- the rplX gene encoding 50S ribosomal protein L24: protein MIKRGINKKAPKPHEVKLHIRKNDMVVVIAGKDKGKIGKVLKVFPRKGRAVVEGVNLVKRHMKPTPYSSGGIIEKPAPIHISNLMVYCPKCKRGVKIGRKFLEDGTKVRFCKKCGEIIEVKE from the coding sequence ATGATAAAGCGCGGGATAAATAAAAAAGCACCTAAACCTCATGAAGTTAAATTACACATAAGAAAAAACGATATGGTAGTAGTTATAGCAGGTAAAGATAAAGGAAAAATAGGAAAAGTTTTAAAGGTATTCCCCAGGAAAGGAAGGGCTGTAGTTGAAGGGGTTAATTTAGTTAAAAGACACATGAAGCCAACTCCTTACAGCAGTGGGGGCATAATTGAAAAACCGGCACCTATACATATTTCTAATTTGATGGTGTATTGTCCTAAATGTAAGAGGGGTGTAAAGATAGGTAGGAAGTTTTTAGAAGATGGAACTAAGGTTAGATTTTGTAAAAAATGTGGAGAAATTATCGAGGTGAAGGAGTAA
- the rplN gene encoding 50S ribosomal protein L14: MIQQQTYLNVADNSGAKKIMCIRVLGGSHRKYGSVGDIIVASVKEAIPNSKVKEGDVVKAVIVRTKKEVARPDGTHIRFDENAAVLINQYKEPIGTRIFGPVARELRAKGFMKIISLAPEVI; encoded by the coding sequence ATGATTCAGCAGCAGACTTATTTAAACGTAGCTGATAATTCTGGGGCTAAAAAGATAATGTGTATTAGGGTTTTAGGTGGCTCTCATAGAAAATATGGAAGTGTAGGTGATATTATAGTTGCTTCAGTAAAAGAAGCTATTCCTAATTCAAAAGTGAAAGAGGGTGATGTAGTTAAAGCGGTAATTGTTAGAACCAAAAAAGAAGTTGCTAGACCAGACGGAACTCACATAAGATTTGATGAAAACGCAGCTGTTTTAATCAATCAGTATAAAGAGCCGATAGGAACTCGTATTTTCGGACCTGTAGCTAGGGAGCTTAGGGCTAAAGGTTTTATGAAAATCATTTCTTTAGCCCCTGAAGTTATATAA
- the rpsQ gene encoding 30S ribosomal protein S17, translating into MDMGRRKTFIGTVVSDKMDKTVVVMVETLVKHPLYGKYIKRRKKYMAHDENNECKIGDKVLIEETRPLSRRKRWRVREIIEKAKVLEVKEDLEGGE; encoded by the coding sequence ATGGATATGGGTAGAAGAAAAACTTTTATAGGGACAGTAGTTAGTGATAAGATGGATAAGACTGTAGTAGTGATGGTAGAGACTTTGGTAAAGCATCCCCTTTACGGGAAATACATCAAAAGAAGAAAAAAATATATGGCCCATGATGAAAATAATGAATGTAAGATAGGTGATAAGGTTTTAATCGAAGAGACAAGACCTCTTTCTCGTAGAAAAAGATGGAGGGTAAGAGAGATCATAGAGAAGGCCAAAGTGTTAGAGGTTAAAGAGGATTTAGAAGGGGGTGAATAA
- the rpsH gene encoding 30S ribosomal protein S8, translated as MMTDPIADMLIRIKNALQARHKTVVIPASKIKLAIVKILKDEGYIEDFIYHDEKPQGKIEIILKYDEFKRPVISGIKRISKPGRRIYRGYKDLPKVLDGLGIAIVSTSKGIMTDHEARRLKVGGEVICEIW; from the coding sequence ATGATGACAGACCCTATAGCAGATATGTTGATTAGGATAAAAAATGCTCTTCAAGCTAGACATAAAACAGTGGTAATTCCTGCTTCTAAGATTAAACTTGCGATAGTTAAAATATTGAAAGACGAAGGGTATATAGAAGATTTTATTTATCATGATGAAAAACCTCAGGGTAAGATAGAGATTATTTTAAAGTATGACGAGTTTAAAAGACCGGTTATTTCTGGTATAAAAAGGATAAGTAAACCTGGGAGAAGAATATATAGAGGATATAAGGATCTACCGAAAGTATTGGATGGGCTTGGAATTGCTATAGTTTCTACTTCTAAAGGTATTATGACAGATCATGAGGCAAGACGCCTTAAGGTAGGCGGTGAAGTTATTTGTGAAATTTGGTAA
- the rplW gene encoding 50S ribosomal protein L23, with translation MKDPRKIILAPIITEKSMLLKEKNNQVSFWVDPAANKIEIKQAVEKLFNVKVLDVQTIRVKGKPKGGYRNPGKTSLRKKAIVRLQPGQTIEFFETI, from the coding sequence ATGAAGGACCCAAGAAAGATTATTTTAGCTCCTATCATTACTGAAAAATCTATGCTTTTAAAGGAAAAAAATAATCAAGTTTCTTTTTGGGTAGACCCAGCGGCTAATAAGATAGAAATCAAGCAGGCAGTAGAAAAACTGTTTAATGTAAAGGTCCTAGACGTGCAAACGATAAGGGTAAAAGGGAAACCTAAAGGTGGATATAGAAATCCTGGAAAAACATCCTTAAGAAAAAAGGCTATAGTCAGGCTTCAGCCTGGACAGACTATAGAATTTTTTGAAACCATATAA